Part of the Paenibacillus aurantius genome, CCGGAGCTGTACCTTCTCAGCCCGCGATAAAAGAACCAAGTGCCCCCTACAGCCAGCCCTAAGGAAACGGCAGCAGCTCCTGTAAGGAACGTTACATCCACCGAACGGATAAGCCCAATGGGAAGATAGCTGATGAAGCCCGCCGGAATGACGCTGAACAGAACGAGCCGCCCCCAACCTTTAAAAATCCCCGTCGGATAGGTCGAGAAGGCGAGCAGCGCCTGGAAGAGCTGAAAGCTTAGTCCATCCGCGCTGCCGATGTAGAAAGCCAGGGAATTGGCTGTCAGCGAGAAAAAGAGAAAAATCAGCATGGCGATCAGCAGAGCAAGCGCGAACTTGGCGATCCCCCAGAAGGATAAATCCCCAAATAGAACAAAAAGAATGAACGCAAAAAGGACGTCTCCGATGGCCGATACCGACATGCGGCTGATCAGCACGTGCAGCAGAACAGGCTTCGGCTGGGCCAGATACGTGTCCAGTTGTCCGTTAGCCACCATACTAGAGATCCGGTTCACGTT contains:
- a CDS encoding ABC transporter permease, translated to MSTAGNLLRFVSACWKLNLAGAMEFRMSFLLTAGMMMINNAVWIFYWSVYFRRFPVVNGWEMNDVTMMWAVSAGGFGLMAVFFGNVNRISSMVANGQLDTYLAQPKPVLLHVLISRMSVSAIGDVLFAFILFVLFGDLSFWGIAKFALALLIAMLIFLFFSLTANSLAFYIGSADGLSFQLFQALLAFSTYPTGIFKGWGRLVLFSVIPAGFISYLPIGLIRSVDVTFLTGAAAVSLGLAVGGTWFFYRGLRRYSSGNMMGMRA